The following proteins come from a genomic window of Thermodesulforhabdus norvegica:
- the gap gene encoding type I glyceraldehyde-3-phosphate dehydrogenase, with product MAVRVAINGFGRIGRMIFRANLERKEPLEVVALNDLGSPEELAYLLKYDSVHGTIHNEISAEGEYLVVDGKKYRCCQVANPADAPWKDLGVDIVLETSGRFRDRDSAQKHIDAGAKKVIVGAPGKKMDATFVMGVNHEEYDPRNHHIVSNASCTTNCLAPIVRVLHDHFGIVHGLMTTVHSYTMDQRLLDALHKDRRRARAAALSMVPTTTGAAVAVAEVIPELKGRLDGLAIRVPTPNVSLVDFVCEVEKETSVEEVNQALEAASQGPLKGILHVEKEELVSCDFNHSTFSSIVDAALTRVIDGKLVKVMSWYDNEFGYSNRMIDLALHMGKDLE from the coding sequence ATGGCCGTCCGCGTTGCCATCAACGGCTTCGGTCGCATTGGAAGAATGATTTTTAGAGCAAACCTGGAACGAAAGGAACCCCTTGAAGTCGTGGCTCTGAACGACCTTGGGAGTCCTGAAGAACTGGCCTACCTGCTCAAGTACGACTCGGTACACGGAACCATACACAACGAAATTTCTGCAGAGGGAGAGTATCTGGTTGTTGACGGCAAAAAGTATCGATGTTGCCAGGTGGCAAACCCTGCCGACGCTCCCTGGAAAGATCTGGGGGTGGATATAGTGCTTGAGACGAGCGGCCGATTCAGGGACAGAGACTCTGCTCAGAAACACATTGACGCCGGGGCAAAAAAAGTCATCGTAGGCGCTCCCGGCAAGAAAATGGACGCCACCTTCGTTATGGGTGTAAACCACGAAGAGTACGATCCCAGAAACCACCACATAGTTTCGAACGCTTCCTGCACGACCAATTGCCTTGCACCGATCGTAAGAGTCCTTCACGATCACTTCGGGATCGTCCACGGATTGATGACCACGGTACATTCCTACACGATGGATCAAAGGTTGCTGGATGCCCTGCACAAAGACCGAAGGCGTGCCAGGGCGGCGGCTCTCTCCATGGTCCCGACAACAACGGGTGCGGCAGTTGCTGTCGCCGAAGTCATTCCCGAGCTCAAAGGGCGATTGGACGGATTGGCAATCCGTGTGCCTACACCAAATGTGTCGTTGGTCGATTTCGTCTGCGAGGTGGAAAAGGAAACGAGTGTCGAAGAGGTAAACCAGGCACTGGAAGCAGCCTCCCAGGGTCCACTCAAGGGCATCCTGCACGTTGAAAAAGAGGAGCTGGTTTCCTGCGACTTCAATCACTCCACCTTCTCGTCCATCGTGGACGCCGCTCTTACGAGGGTAATCGACGGAAAACTGGTCAAGGTCATGAGCTGGTACGATAACGAATTCGGATATTCCAACCGGATGATAGATCTGGCATTGCACATGGGAAAGGATCTTGAGTAG
- a CDS encoding phosphoglycerate kinase — protein sequence MKTLDDVNLEKKVVFLRADFNVPLDENRRVADDTRIKATLPTIERILQSGAKLLVASHLGRPKGKVVPELSLKPVADHLSGLLGNSVLFVEDCVGEKRNEALSKLKHGDLALLENLRFHEGETKNDPEFARSLAEGVDLYVNDAFAVSHRAHASVHAIIEYVPECAAGYQLYKELDYYHRALETPERPVAIVIGGAKVSTKIGVLENLLSRCNIMIIGGAMANTFMKALGRPVGASQVEDDYIETAREFLKRAQELGVEVHLPVDAVAAPSIDAEAEAMEVSLDNIPENLAIFDVGPRTVELFREAIEKASTVVWNGPMGVFEKPAFARGTMELAKAIAEHKGLTVAGGGDTVSALNEFGLYDKVGYVSTGGGAFLELLEGKALPGVEALERCGK from the coding sequence ATGAAAACCCTGGATGATGTAAACCTGGAAAAAAAGGTTGTATTTCTCAGAGCCGACTTTAACGTGCCTCTGGATGAAAACAGAAGGGTTGCAGACGACACGCGAATTAAGGCAACCCTTCCTACCATAGAAAGAATTCTCCAATCGGGTGCCAAACTTCTGGTAGCATCTCACCTGGGAAGACCCAAAGGTAAGGTCGTTCCCGAACTGTCTCTGAAGCCTGTAGCGGATCACCTGTCAGGGCTTCTCGGAAATTCCGTACTCTTTGTAGAAGACTGCGTGGGCGAAAAGCGCAACGAGGCACTTTCTAAACTCAAGCACGGCGACCTTGCCCTTCTGGAAAACCTCAGATTTCACGAAGGGGAAACGAAAAACGACCCGGAATTTGCCCGAAGCCTTGCAGAGGGCGTGGACCTTTACGTAAACGACGCCTTTGCGGTATCCCACAGGGCTCATGCCTCCGTTCACGCAATTATAGAGTACGTTCCGGAATGTGCCGCCGGTTACCAGCTCTATAAGGAACTGGATTACTACCACAGAGCGCTCGAAACCCCAGAACGCCCCGTGGCCATTGTCATCGGAGGAGCAAAGGTATCCACCAAGATAGGAGTACTCGAAAACCTCCTTTCCCGATGCAACATCATGATAATAGGCGGTGCCATGGCAAACACTTTTATGAAGGCTCTTGGCAGGCCGGTGGGTGCCTCTCAGGTCGAAGATGACTACATCGAAACGGCAAGGGAATTCCTGAAAAGGGCGCAGGAATTGGGTGTCGAAGTTCACCTTCCTGTTGATGCCGTTGCTGCACCTTCTATCGATGCCGAAGCCGAAGCTATGGAGGTATCTCTGGATAACATTCCGGAAAATCTGGCAATCTTCGATGTAGGACCTCGTACGGTTGAGCTTTTCCGTGAAGCCATCGAGAAGGCGTCCACGGTGGTCTGGAACGGTCCAATGGGGGTTTTTGAAAAACCGGCCTTCGCCAGAGGAACGATGGAGCTAGCAAAGGCAATAGCGGAGCACAAGGGTCTCACGGTCGCGGGAGGCGGAGACACGGTATCGGCCCTGAACGAATTCGGTCTTTACGACAAAGTCGGATACGTATCGACGGGAGGAGGTGCCTTTCTTGAGCTTCTGGAAGGTAAAGCACTTCCGGGCGTAGAAGCGCTGGAAAGGTGTGGCAAGTAG